A single window of Thalassoroseus pseudoceratinae DNA harbors:
- a CDS encoding CRTAC1 family protein, protein MSTDPHRDGNDDAVIETAFQQSIIVVAVVATFAVLGGGLYWWLSRPVEETVEAAPPELPEIRTAPTVDLPSIPFVDITTEADINFVHENGAAGEKLLPETMGGGCGFFDYDNDGDVDLLLVNSQRWTDSSNTQSVATQKLYANDGHGRFTDITQSAGLDISLYGMGCAIGDYDNDGDADLYLTAVGPNHLLRNDDGVFVDVSDEMKVAGDDDSYSSSAGWCDFDNDGDLDLFICNYVVWSRAYDLSQNFQLTGGGRAYGRPQDFAGVFPYLYRNDGRHFTDITETSGLQIRNPATDAAMAKSLGVTFADFDSDGLMDIFVANDTVQNFLFHNIGGNAFEEIGGISGVAFDIDGRARGAMGVDVARLRSNADWALAVGNFANEMTALYVSPANQMTFSDEAVSNGLGPQTRLDLTFGTLFADLDLDGRLDLLSANGHLEEDIHRVQPSQHYAQPPKLFWNAGADHATEFVPLGRSELGSDFIAPMVGRGASYADIDNDGDLDVLLTASGRACRLLRNDLDKSGKHWVRFRLVGTQSNRDAIGARIVLTVDGQQQFQTVMPTRSYLSQVERTITFGVGESEMIDKIEIQWPSGNQTVQQGLSVDQLYEIREDDSN, encoded by the coding sequence ATGTCAACCGACCCGCACCGTGATGGCAACGACGATGCCGTCATTGAAACCGCATTTCAACAATCAATCATCGTTGTTGCCGTCGTAGCGACATTCGCTGTACTTGGCGGTGGATTGTACTGGTGGCTGTCGCGTCCAGTTGAAGAAACCGTCGAGGCTGCGCCACCGGAATTACCGGAAATTCGTACGGCCCCAACAGTTGATCTACCCTCGATTCCATTTGTCGACATCACTACTGAAGCAGACATCAACTTTGTGCACGAAAACGGAGCTGCTGGCGAAAAGCTCCTTCCCGAAACGATGGGCGGCGGATGCGGTTTCTTCGACTATGACAACGACGGAGATGTTGACCTATTACTCGTCAACTCCCAACGCTGGACTGACAGTAGCAATACTCAATCCGTCGCGACTCAGAAACTTTACGCCAACGATGGTCATGGTAGATTTACCGACATCACACAGTCAGCAGGACTTGATATCTCGCTCTACGGGATGGGATGTGCAATTGGCGACTATGACAACGATGGTGATGCCGATCTCTATCTAACAGCCGTCGGGCCAAACCATCTGCTTCGTAACGATGACGGCGTTTTCGTTGATGTCTCCGATGAGATGAAAGTTGCTGGCGACGACGATAGCTATAGCAGTAGCGCTGGTTGGTGTGACTTCGACAACGACGGCGACCTAGATCTCTTTATCTGCAACTATGTGGTGTGGTCGCGTGCCTATGATTTATCCCAGAACTTCCAACTGACTGGTGGTGGGCGAGCCTATGGAAGACCTCAAGACTTTGCCGGCGTTTTTCCTTACTTGTATCGAAACGACGGTCGTCACTTTACTGACATTACGGAAACTTCCGGCTTGCAAATTCGAAATCCAGCAACAGACGCGGCTATGGCTAAGTCGCTTGGTGTCACGTTTGCTGATTTCGATTCCGACGGTTTGATGGACATCTTCGTTGCCAACGACACGGTGCAGAACTTTCTATTCCATAACATCGGCGGAAATGCCTTTGAGGAAATCGGCGGTATTAGTGGTGTGGCTTTTGATATCGACGGACGTGCCCGAGGTGCGATGGGCGTTGATGTGGCTCGCTTGCGTTCCAACGCCGATTGGGCATTAGCCGTTGGGAACTTTGCCAATGAGATGACTGCCCTCTATGTCTCGCCGGCAAATCAGATGACCTTCTCTGACGAGGCGGTTTCGAACGGACTTGGTCCTCAAACCCGCCTGGATCTCACGTTTGGGACGCTATTCGCCGATCTTGATTTGGACGGGCGGCTCGATTTGCTTTCGGCGAACGGCCACCTTGAAGAAGACATCCATCGTGTGCAGCCTAGTCAACACTACGCGCAGCCACCGAAACTGTTCTGGAACGCCGGGGCCGATCATGCCACCGAATTCGTTCCGCTTGGTCGATCGGAGCTCGGTTCCGACTTCATCGCACCAATGGTCGGGCGAGGTGCTAGTTATGCGGATATTGATAACGATGGCGATCTGGATGTTCTCCTAACCGCTTCTGGACGTGCGTGCCGCCTCCTTAGAAATGACCTCGACAAGTCAGGTAAGCATTGGGTCCGGTTTCGGTTGGTCGGGACTCAATCCAACCGCGATGCAATTGGGGCCCGGATTGTTCTCACAGTAGACGGCCAACAACAGTTCCAAACAGTCATGCCAACACGCAGCTATTTGTCTCAAGTTGAACGAACTATCACATTCGGTGTTGGAGAATCAGAAATGATAGACAAAATCGAAATCCAATGGCCGTCAGGCAATCAAACAGTTCAACAGGGATTGTCCGTCGACCAGCTTTACGAGATTCGCGAAGACGATTCCAACTAG